TGTAGTTTACGAATTTAATGGATGTTTTCACTTTATGAAATAcatgtattttggtcaaatattaagctcaaaaaaatctaaaattttaagtaTTGAATGTAGCAAgcggggcatcgcccgagccacacactagttcCACTTTAAAAGGAGGGGTGGATGAGATTTGAACCCTTGACATTTACGTCACGCTGGCTCTGATACTATGTTAGAGGACCAACTCAACAAAAAACTTAAGGCGGTGGTTGAAGCCCCGAAATTAGTTTTTATATATACTCTATCATTAATCATTACTGCGTACGTAGAATTAGCTATAATAACAATATGTTATAATTATAGAAGAACAAAACCATGAAATTTGGTGTTTGAATAAAACCATGATATAATTATCTTAGGCCAAAAATGatgttatgcaatttaatcAGAAACAACTTAAGTAATAGGCTAAGCAAGAAGCTAGGCTGGATTCTTAGACAAAGGGTTAAGGACTTAAGGAAGGTTTAACGTGCCGTACGGTTAACTTCAATTACACACAAGGCAAGACTCGGAATTTCCCAACCCTATAACTTGATCATATATAGCCGTATTACTATTTTGCACTTTTCCCCTAACTTTACCCTCAAGTAATCCCAACCATGCACGTTCTCTCTAAAACTCTCCAAAGTATCTCTTCGACATAAGTTTACAAAAACTCCATCCCTTCATATATATTCTTAATTTTGCCTCATTTGCATTAGTTTCTCTTTAAGGTAAGGCAATCTTACCGTCCCCATGGAGCCAACATACCCTACTGCACAACCACCGTCACCACCACCACGACAACAAAACCACCACCCCGAAAGGCGGTGGTCCACCACACGATATCATCCCACACAAGGGTTCACAGATAGAGTATTGAGGGCATTAGAGCATCGCCTTCTCCTACTTAATAGGTCGGACCCCAATTTCTACGTCTTAGGTGCGACGGGAAATGTGTACGTTGTAAACGTATCAACCACCCTTGCATGCACGTGCCCTGACCGTGCAACCCCATGTAAGCATATTCTATTTGTGCTTATTAAGGTCTTAGGTGTCTCCTTAGACGATCCTTTTCTAAGGAGGCGGACTCTAAGGCCTAGCCACGTGACTCGACTCTTGGCTAACCCAACCTCTACCGACTCCCCCCTAGCCGGCTATACTCTTCGTGAGAGGTTCCACCGAGCATTCTTCCTCCAGAGCCAGAGGGATGTGATTGGTGGGACCACCACGACCAATGCGCCTTCTGTCGTGGTTGAGGAGGGTGCCACGTGTCCTATATGTCTTGAAGAGATGGGATCAGAGTCAGTGTCAGGGGAAAGGTTGGTGGGTTGTGGAACATGTCGGAATTTTATACATGAGGATTGTTTCAAGACTTGGAAAAGGACTCAGAGAAGAAGATCAGTAAGTTGTGTGATTTGTAGGTCGAGATGGAAAGATATAATTAGCAGGGCAGATCATGATCAGAAATACTTGAATTTGGCTGCCTATGTACAAGAAAATGATCAGCATGTGGCTCCTCAAAGTGAAGGAAGTAGTACTTGCCGTGATTTGTGAATTGTGAATTATGACCCGGCCTATTTCTTTGATTACCCTGCATAAATTGTACATGAAATGATGAATATCTTCAATTCATTCTTTTAGCAATTCTAAAGAATACATTTAGGTtggttgtttgtttgttttaagaAATGCTTTATGCTGCATATTTAGTTCTCTCTCTAATAGTAGAACCAGTATCTTTTAGTCATACCATTATCATTAAAGTGCTCAAAATGCTGGTAGCCTGGTGTCATGCTCCATTATGACCAAAGTGAGTTCAACTCACCTCCGAAATTGGCTGAAATCTTGATGATCAAGAAAAAGTCAGCATGGAGTACATTTTCCACAAACAGTAGTCTAAATCCAGTTGAATAATGGTCTTGTGTTTTCCTGGAAGTCTTGTTATGCATCTTCCACAAACACGTACAAGCGCAACTACAATCCATAAAAAAATGGCATGTTTTGCAGCAAGTACCCTGTCTATGCTCTCCAATTGCTGGGAATTTTGTAGTCTTCCTTAACTGCTTCATGAATTATATCCAAGGAGAAAAGCTTCATTCTTCAACTCTCTGCAACAAAAAATACCTATTTAGGATTCAGATTTGTGAAACATTTATAGGTCTAAGTTTCTATGTGAATGATCAAAAAGTTTAACAAATTCTCAGGAATGTCAAAGAAAGAAAAGTTCATTCTCAAGGTTATACAAGATAGTGCAGCAATGAGTTAGGAATTGTGATCTCATAAGACTAGCAGAAGCTAAAGTATTGGTGATTGCACTCAGAAAGTAATACTATAGCTTCTTTTTATCTCTTAGATCTATTCCTTTGTGTGTCCCTTGACTAAACATGCTTAAGATTAATGTAAGGTACACCTTACGGAGCTTAGTCAGCTTACACTGTCTAAGTCGATATTGTTTGATTTCCTGCAGATAGCTTTCAATCTCAACACAAATTTTCTAAAAGAACTTTACTACTAAAGTAAGACGAGAAATTTCTAGCAATACGATGAATGATAAATTTCTATCGACCTCTACACTACTCTTTTGGGGCGCCTGCAAATCTTCAAGAAGTACAACTACTTATGAAGACCAATATTGCTGGAGAAATACATATGGAAAATCGGAAGTCTATTCCATTTCAGAAGTTGCTCAACATAATTCATAATCTTGTGTAAATATGTTAGGCAGATGAGGTGCGAAGTAATAGCTTAATATATAACTAAAGAAACAGAGAGAAAAACTTTAAGTCTAACAACCGATGCAACAGAGCTCAAAAGCACCTATCCACACAGGTTAGTTTATCTCGATCAATACACAACTTTTCTTTAGTTCTTTTCTTCAGATATGTTACTAGATCAGAAAAGCAGAGAATATAGAAGTGCTCTACAATAGCCAGCCAGCCAGGTAGCTGTTGTGGGTTGACTTCAAATAAGTCATATTTTAGTACATTTGAAGAGATCACCAATCAAACATCAACTAACCAGGTCCTCGGGATTAGCAGTGTGTCCACCCCTGGAACCCTTCAAGCACCCAGAAGAAGAAACCAACAGTGGTAAAACAGCAGATCAGAAGATGCTAAAGAAAATGAGGCCAAAACTGCACAAGTCATAGGATAGCTGCCTAGGTTGAAGGGTGCTGGTGTTTTAGAAATATCAACAACAAGAAGCAGAGAAGTTGAACTTATCGTGGTGGAAGTGAGATATTTGTTACTCGTATGACTTACGAGAACAAGCACGCAACTAGGGATAGATCATCCTTCACATGCTCCCATAAGGAATGGAGGAAACATAGATTTTAAGTAGCGGAGACTAGTTTGTCCTCAGCATTGTAGGCTTGGGAGTCTTCAAATACCATCCTCACGAAACAAGAGACTAACAACCAAGAAGAGGAGAATTTTAGCCCTAAAACGGCTAGAAGCAATTAGGAAAAGGATAAATATGTGATATCATATTGATTAGTGATGTGCCATACATTGCACAGAATCTAGAAATTTCTAGAGAAAATCAATTGAGAGATATGCCACGTTAGAGACAGGGATTAAGAAATGTTGGAAATGATGATGGCGAGATTATATGTACCCTTGCACGTCCACATCCAGTACCATGATCCATTGATCCTTGTAAACTCAAAAATCCAAGCAACAATCCACATAATGAAAGCATAATCCTAGATCAGGAATCTCCATCTAATTTGTATGCCCCTGTTCCAGATGTCTTCTGATATCACACTCATAGGTAAGAGCTTAGATGGAAATATGGAATAGGATAATACAATTCCATACAAATAAAAGCCGCTGTTCTACACGCCATCACCCAATGTGTATCCAGAATTCCAGATTTGCAGTTTATGGGGGTTGATCAGGACATATATGCAGACAATGCAGTCAATACTTAATTATGCTTTGCTACAGGATGCTTTTAGAGATATTTCGAATTTGTAGGTATAACACATATATACATCTCGTAGTCTTTGCATTTCATATATTTTGGAAGGGTGAAATGATTGCAACATAATACAACTGGAAACAGGAAATTTGAAACTGCAGCAAATGATTTTTCTTGCTTGAACTAAAACCAAGTATGAGAAATTCCATTATCAAAATGTGCAGAATCAACTTACCTCTGAAACTACATGGCTCTGGAATATAATCACACTCCTATGCAGATGTATGGTCAATACCATCTGCTACACCCTGAAAATGAAGTGAATCGCTTGAACCAGACATCACGGTTACATTAAAGTATGTACCATTGATATTTGCCAGCTGAATGGCTATTTGCCTCTACTCCACACATGCCAGCAGGAGCAAAGGAAAGTGATAAACACAATTCTTGAATGTCTTGGAAAGCTGAGTGGGACTTCAGAAGACAAAGGAGAATGCATCTAGTCCACCAGTTACCATAACCCACAATACCAGTCACTTCACTTCAATCCAGCTGCACCCAGGTTCCTTCACAACATCTGCCACCCTCATAGAATCCCTTGTTCTTTCAACTTCTGACCACAACTTCTTAGTGGCATATATGTTGGAGAGAATGGTATAAGTAGAAGAGTCATTTGGCTTTAAATGCAAACAGTACTCTGCAACGCGAGCAGCAACATCAAAATCTCTGTGTGCTTCACAAGAAGTGAGGAGAGACTTCCAAATTCCATAGTCCTCTTTAAAGGGTGAACTAAGAAGAAATTCTTCTGCCTCACTAACATAACCAGCATGACCTAGGAGATTCACCATACAGGAGTAGTGTTCTACGGAAGGTGAAATCCCATAGTAGTTTTCCATTAGTTTGTGATAGCGCCTGCCTTCTTGAACCAGTCCTGCATGACAACAAGCAAGGAGAACCCCAACAAAAGTTGCTGAAGTAGGCAAGATCCCACACCTCAACATTTCATTGAACAAGTGTAGTGCTTCATCAGAGAGACAACTTTGAGCATAACCTGTTATCATTGCGTTCCAAGACACAACATTTTTCTCAGGCATCTCGGAGAATAATTTATATGCATCTTCCACAATCCCACATTTGGAGTACATGTCAATCAGTGCACTTCCAACAAATATATGGTGGTTTAAGCCCACTTTCAGCACATACCCATGCAGGTATCTTCCTTCAGCAACAGCTGCTAGGCTAGCTACTGCCTTGATGACGCTAGAGGAAGAAAATTCATCTGCCTTTTCTGACAGTTTGTGCATTTCACAAAACATCTCAAGAGCTTTGGTATGTTCATTGTTTTGGACAAGTCCTGAAATAATGGCCGTCCAAGAAACAATATCACTCCCCTGTGTAGTCTCAAATGCTTTTATTGCAGAGTCAACCCGTCCACACTTAGAATAGAAATTCACAATTGAGTTCCTAACCAAAACATCTCGGTCCAACCCAAGCTTAATTGAGTCTGAGTGCACTTGTTCCCCCACAACAAATGCTCGGGATGTGGAAGATGTGAGAAGGCCAATAAAGGTGCATGCATCGGGTTTCATTCCCTGAAGCCTCAACAGTGTGTATCTTTTAAGAGCATTTTCATGATCACCAATCAAACCATAGCCGGTAATAAGTGCATTATACGATATCACATTCTTTTTCACCATCTCAGAGAAAGCTCTTTCAGCATTTGGCATGATCAGGAACTTGGAGTACATATCAACAATTGCAGTACCCAAGTAAACATCCGACAGAAAACcaaattttaatgatttagCATGAAGTTTTCTACCAAGTGTCTCATCAGGCATAACAGATGAAGCATCCACAACAGCCGAAAATGTGGTATAATTAGGAGTAAGCCCCCGAATCTCCATATCAAGGAACAACCCAATAGCTTCTTCTTCATAACCATTTTGAGCATACACACTAATCATAGTATTCCACACAACGACATCCATAGTCCCCAACCGATCAAACACCAAACGAGCATTACCCAACTCTCCGTACTTAGAATACAAACCAATAAGAGAGCTACCAACAAAATCATTCGAATCAAAACAAATCTTAATCGCATAACCATGTACAGACTCACCAAACCTACAACAACCCACATGAGCACAAGCATTAAGAACACTAGCAAGACTATAATCACTCACAAAACCCCTCCAATGTACAACCCCATTAACCATCCCACAAAACAACCTACAAGCTTCTTTACTAAACCCATGCTGCGAATACTTACCTATCATCAAGTTACACACGACTTCATCTCTCTCAGGCATTTCATCAAACACATGGTGGGCATCTCCCATTCGGCCGAAACCCGCATACATCGAGATTAACCCACCACAAACAAAGAGCTGTTTTTGATACCCTTTCTTGAGAATTAGAGTATGCAAGCCTAAACCGAAGGGTTTGTTGATTGATTGAGTGCACACAGTTAAGGTGGTTGAGAAAGTGACTTCATTTGGTTTAACACCAGCTCTTCGCATATTAAGGAACAAAGAAAGGGCTCTGTGAAACAAACCTTTTTGGGAGTAAGAATGGATTCTTGATGTCCATTGTACCACATTTTCGCCAAACATTCTACGATTTCTCTGTCTTTCACTCCGCTGACATGTCGCCTGGTGCAATTAGCATTTACGGAGTAGCAGAGTTTTCAAAGTCTTAATGTTTTGCTTATGCCTA
This sequence is a window from Spinacia oleracea cultivar Varoflay chromosome 1, BTI_SOV_V1, whole genome shotgun sequence. Protein-coding genes within it:
- the LOC110787454 gene encoding uncharacterized protein; translation: MEPTYPTAQPPSPPPRQQNHHPERRWSTTRYHPTQGFTDRVLRALEHRLLLLNRSDPNFYVLGATGNVYVVNVSTTLACTCPDRATPCKHILFVLIKVLGVSLDDPFLRRRTLRPSHVTRLLANPTSTDSPLAGYTLRERFHRAFFLQSQRDVIGGTTTTNAPSVVVEEGATCPICLEEMGSESVSGERLVGCGTCRNFIHEDCFKTWKRTQRRRSVSCVICRSRWKDIISRADHDQKYLNLAAYVQENDQHVAPQSEGSSTCRDL
- the LOC110787452 gene encoding pentatricopeptide repeat-containing protein At4g13650, translated to MFGENVVQWTSRIHSYSQKGLFHRALSLFLNMRRAGVKPNEVTFSTTLTVCTQSINKPFGLGLHTLILKKGYQKQLFVCGGLISMYAGFGRMGDAHHVFDEMPERDEVVCNLMIGKYSQHGFSKEACRLFCGMVNGVVHWRGFVSDYSLASVLNACAHVGCCRFGESVHGYAIKICFDSNDFVGSSLIGLYSKYGELGNARLVFDRLGTMDVVVWNTMISVYAQNGYEEEAIGLFLDMEIRGLTPNYTTFSAVVDASSVMPDETLGRKLHAKSLKFGFLSDVYLGTAIVDMYSKFLIMPNAERAFSEMVKKNVISYNALITGYGLIGDHENALKRYTLLRLQGMKPDACTFIGLLTSSTSRAFVVGEQVHSDSIKLGLDRDVLVRNSIVNFYSKCGRVDSAIKAFETTQGSDIVSWTAIISGLVQNNEHTKALEMFCEMHKLSEKADEFSSSSVIKAVASLAAVAEGRYLHGYVLKVGLNHHIFVGSALIDMYSKCGIVEDAYKLFSEMPEKNVVSWNAMITGYAQSCLSDEALHLFNEMLRCGILPTSATFVGVLLACCHAGLVQEGRRYHKLMENYYGISPSVEHYSCMVNLLGHAGYVSEAEEFLLSSPFKEDYGIWKSLLTSCEAHRDFDVAARVAEYCLHLKPNDSSTYTILSNIYATKKLWSEVERTRDSMRVADVVKEPGCSWIEVK